A stretch of DNA from Jatrophihabitans endophyticus:
GGCCGGCGGCAACAGTCGCGGCCGTGTCGGGCTGACCGCGGCCGATCGCCGGACCTATGCGCAGGCGCTCGTGCGCAGCGTCGAGGCCTGTGTGCCGGTGCCGCACCGCACGTGACGAGCGTCCGGCCGGCAAACTTTGCGCTGATCGCGCGATAGGGACGGCCCCTGCCGAGGTATGCCGAGGGCGTCGCCGTGGTCAGCCGGACGTCCGCGGCCCGATCCGTTCGGGAGCCACAGCCCGCATGACAGCGCACTCCTCGACCCACGACGAGACGCACCCGCCCGAGGGTCCCGCCGAGATGCCGAAGGCAGGCTGGGTCGAGATCCTCAAGCGGTCGGTGCAGCAGTTCAAGCACGACGACGTCACCGATCGCGCCGCCGCGCTCACCTACTTCGGCGTGCTGGCCCTGTTCCCCGGGTTGCTCGTGCTGGTCTCGATCCTCGGGCTGCTGGGCCGTTCGACCACCCAGAAGGTGCTCGACAACCTCGGTCAGGTCGCCCCCGGAGCCGTGAAGAGCTTTCTCACCACGGTCGTCGAGCAGGTGCAGGGCCGGGCGGGCACCGCCGGCCTCGCTGCGATCATCGGCATCCTCGTGGCCTTCTGGTCGGCGTCGGGGTACGTCGCCGCGTTCATGCGCGCGTCCAACGCGATCTACGAGGTCGACGAGGGCCGACCGATCTGGAAGACGGCGCCGGTGCGCATCGGCACCACCCTCGCGCTGCTGGTGATGCTCGTCGTCAGCCTGGTCCTGGTCGTGGTCACCGGCCCCATCGCCTCGCAGGTGGGCGAGGCGTTCGGTATCGGCGACACGGCGGTGCTGGTGTGGGACATCGTCAAGTGGCCGGTGCTGCTCGTCATCGTCAGCCTGATGTTCTCCTTGCTCTACAAGGCCACACCGAACGTCAAGCAGCCGCGGTTCCGGTGGATCACGCCGGGCGGCGTGCTCGCGGTGGTCGTCTGGCTCGTGGCATCCGGGCTCTTCGCCGTGTACGTCGCGCTGTCCGGCTCGTACAACAAGACCTACGGCTCGCTCGCGACGGTCATCGTGTTCCTCGTCTGGCTGTGGATCACCAACATCGCGATCCTGCTGGGAGCGGAGTTCAACGCCGAGACCCAGCGCGAGCGGGCGATCCGTGCGGGGATGCCCGCCGATCTCGAGCCGTTCGCCGAACTGCGCGACACCCGCAAGCTCGACGACGAGCAGCGCGCGGAGGCCGAGCACGCCGCGGCCGTGCGTCACCGCACCATGACCACCGAGGACGACGTGTGACCGCGCCCGAGTCCGTCACCACCCGACCCGCCGAAAGGACGACGTAAATGCTCAAGGTCATCTACAAACCGTTCGGAATCCTCGCCAGCGTGCTCGGCGGCATCCTCGCCGGCCAGATCTTCAAGCAGATCTGGAAGCTGACCGCGAAGGAGGAGGACGCACCCAACGCGACCGACTACGACAGCACCTGGACCGAGGTGTTGGTGTCGGCGGCGGTGCAGGGCGCGATCTTCGGCGGCATCAAGGCGATGATCGACCGCGCCGGCGCGACGGGGTTCCAGCGCGCCACCGGAGCGTGGCCGGGCAACACCGACCCGCGCGACAAGAAGAAGTAGCAGCCGGACGTGACACGACCCGGCCGGGACCGCGCGCTCGCGGTCCCGGCCGGGTCGTTCGTCGTGGCCGCGCCGGGCGAGGCGCACGAGGTCACCGGATGCGGGCGGTCGGTGCCGACGCTCGGCGCAGTGACGCGTACCCGCGCACGCTGGCCGTGACGTGAACGGTGATGCGCGCGCCGCGCAGTGCCCGCCCCACCCGCAACGTAGCGTGGGTCGCCGAGGCGATCGGACGGCTGCTCGCGTACCAGCGGTAGCGGAAGCTCGGTGCGGGTGACCAGCTGCCGGTCCGGACGCGCAGCACGTGGCCGACGGCGCGGGAGCCGGTGATCGTGGGGCGGTGCGACCCCAGGCGGCCGGCGACGACGGCGGCGCCCGGGGCGGATTCGGCGGTGGCGGCGGCGTAACCGGACCGCGTCGCGGTCACGACGACGTGCAGCCGCGCGCCGAGCTGGCGGTGGGTGGGAACGAACGCGGCGCGTGTCGCCCCCGCGACCGCGGTGTCGCC
This window harbors:
- a CDS encoding YihY/virulence factor BrkB family protein produces the protein MTAHSSTHDETHPPEGPAEMPKAGWVEILKRSVQQFKHDDVTDRAAALTYFGVLALFPGLLVLVSILGLLGRSTTQKVLDNLGQVAPGAVKSFLTTVVEQVQGRAGTAGLAAIIGILVAFWSASGYVAAFMRASNAIYEVDEGRPIWKTAPVRIGTTLALLVMLVVSLVLVVVTGPIASQVGEAFGIGDTAVLVWDIVKWPVLLVIVSLMFSLLYKATPNVKQPRFRWITPGGVLAVVVWLVASGLFAVYVALSGSYNKTYGSLATVIVFLVWLWITNIAILLGAEFNAETQRERAIRAGMPADLEPFAELRDTRKLDDEQRAEAEHAAAVRHRTMTTEDDV
- a CDS encoding DUF4235 domain-containing protein, whose protein sequence is MLKVIYKPFGILASVLGGILAGQIFKQIWKLTAKEEDAPNATDYDSTWTEVLVSAAVQGAIFGGIKAMIDRAGATGFQRATGAWPGNTDPRDKKK